One part of the Humulus lupulus chromosome 9, drHumLupu1.1, whole genome shotgun sequence genome encodes these proteins:
- the LOC133799640 gene encoding uncharacterized protein LOC133799640: MDSEDVFKHYKADAASSGQKKNSKGARGESSKTSPKKAQTDDPPATAPSKENSPPPSPLEQSASTPSVGQTSHPATPADQQPSPKALSSHTLRTPPEGSLPSIMVISARERVYKLSKHRHSQAAITETTSMEADQVLNRGLNEIVSGLLTLTAGWRRAGVLVSQGRNFHTRLAEAKKALEAKNNELTKQNGELLAEKTELSEQNEELLEQKATLTEELLETRNALKKANEAREKFRESATLNYQQAI; the protein is encoded by the exons atggactccgaggacgtGTTCAAGCATTACAAGGCTGATGCCGCCTCTTCTGGCCAGAAGAAGAATAGCAAGGGGGCTCGAGGGGAGAGTAGTAAAACTTCCCCAAAGAAGGCCCAAACTGACGACCCTCCGGCTACCGCCCCTtcgaaggagaactcaccacctccatcTCCACTCGAGCAGTCGGCCTCAACTCCTTCGGTCGGTCAAACTTCTCATCCTGCAACACCTGCCGACCAGCAGCCTTCTCCTAAGGCTCTTAGCAGCCATACATTGCGCACTCCGCCTGAAGGCTCCTTGCCTAGTATCATGGTCATCTCTGCCAGGGAGAGagtatacaagctctccaagcatagACACAGTCAGGCCGCTATTACTGAAACTACCTCTATGGAGGCTGATCAAGTTCTCAATAGAGgactgaacgagatagttagc GGACTACTGACCTTAaccgctggctggcgccgtgctggggtGTTGGTGTCTCAGGGCAGGAACTTCCATACCAGGCTCGCCGAGGCTAAGAAAGCACTCGAAGCTAAAAACAACGAGCTTACCAAACAGAATGGTGAGTTGCTTGCGGAGAAAACGGAGCTGTCTGAGCAGAACGaagaactgctcgagcaaaaagctACTCTGACCGAGGAGTTGCTGGAAACCCGGAATGCCCTGAAGAAAGCTAACGAAGCCagggaaaaattcagggaaagcgcCACACTCAACTATCAACAAGCTATATAG
- the LOC133801971 gene encoding pentatricopeptide repeat-containing protein At3g16010 yields MKKVFVGSFALKRSISTLPHLCERVKQTENEIVQMFYSPTARDLMQNLPVSGKLSRKDPSVRKLDERFTRILKIFKWGPDAEKAMEVMKLRLDHRLILEVLKIDVEVIVKVQFFKWAAKRRNFHHDPSTYMALIRCLDEARLFGEMWQTIQEMVRAISILDPAQLSEIISILGKAKMVNKALSIFYWVKGRKCKPTTNTYNSMILVLMQEGHHEKIHELYNEMCNEGDCFPDTVTYNALILAFKKLGRHDFAIRLFDEMKENGLQPTAKIFTNLLGVYFKLGKVEKALDLFREMKERGCCPTVFTYTELIKGLGSAGKIEDAYNIYKNLLRNGCKPDVVLMNNLINIFSKAGRLEDALSFFEEMESLSCIPTVVTYNSILKALFESRAPISEVSVWFEKMKANGVASSSFTYSILIDGFCKRGRVEKALLLLEEMDEKGFPPCPAAYCSLINSLGKAKRYEAANELFLELKENCGRSSARVYAVMIKHFGKCGLLNEALDLFNEMKRLGCDPDVYAYNALMSGMVRAGMVDEAHSLLKTMEENGCVQDLNSHNIILNGLAKTGGPKRAMEMFTKMKHSKIKPDAVSYNTVLGCLSRAGMLEDAAKLMKEMNLIGFEYDAISYSSILEAVGKVDEVHSFTTK; encoded by the exons ATGAAAAAAGTGTTTGTGGGATCTTTTGCTTTGAAACGATCAATATCAACTTTGCCTCATCTTTGTGAGAGAGTTAAGCAAACAG AAAATGAGATAGTGCAAATGTTCTACTCGCCCACTGCAAGGGATTTGATGCAAAACTTGCCTGTGAGTGGAAAACTGTCAAGAAAGGATCCATCAGTTCGGAAATTGGATGAAAGGTTTACGAGGATCTTGAAAATTTTCAAGTGGGGACCCGATGCAGAGAAGGCAATGGAAGTAATGAAGCTGAGATTGGATCACCGATTAATTCTTGAGGTTTTGAAGATTGATGTTGAGGTCATTGTGAAAGTTCAGTTTTTCAAATGGGCtgcaaaaagaagaaattttcatCATGACCCAAGCACTTACATGGCTTTAATCCGCTGCTTAGATGAAGCAAGGTTATTTGGTGAAATGTGGCAGACTATCCAAGAGATGGTTCGAGCTATATCTATTCTTGATCCTGCTCAGTTATCTGAAATCATAAGTATATTGGGAAAGGCTAAGATGGTGAACAAGGCCCTATCTATCTTTTACTGGGTAAAAGGCCGCAAGTGCAAGCCAACAACTAATACATACAACTCGATGATCTTGGTATTAATGCAAGAAGGTCATCATGAAAAGATTCATGAACTTTATAATGAAATGTGTAATGAGGGAGATTGTTTTCCAGACACTGTTACATACAATGCGCTTATATTAGCATTTAAGAAATTGGGTCGTCATGATTTTGCCATCAGATTGTTTGATGAGATGAAGGAGAATGGCCTACAGCCAACTGCGAAGATATTTACCAACTTATTGGGAGTATATTTCAAGTTGGGCAAGGTTGAAAAAGCTTTGGATCTTTTCAGGGAGATGAAGGAAAGGGGATGTTGCCCTACTGTGTTTACTTATACAGAATTAATAAAGGGTCTTGGTAGTGCTGGGAAGATTGAAGATGCCTACAATATCTATAAGAATCTCCTGAGAAATGGTTGTAAACCAGATGTAGTACTCATGAACAATTTAATTAACATCTTTAGCAAGGCAGGTCGCCTAGAAGATGCCCTTAGTTTTTTTGAGGAGATGGAGTCTCTTAGTTGTATACCTACTGTTGTGACTTACAACTCTATCCTAAAAGCTTTATTTGAATCAAGAGCTCCAATTTCTGAGGTTTCTGTATGGTTCGAGAAGATGAAGGCAAATGGTGTTGCTTCTAGCTCATTTACCTACTCAATTCTTATAGATGGATTTTGTAAAAGAGGTAGAGTTGAGAAAGCTTTGTTACTTCTTGAAGAGATGGATGAAAAAGGTTTTCCTCCTTGTCCAGCTGCCTATTGCAGCTTGATCAACAGTCTTGGAAAGGCAAAACGGTATGAAGCTGCAAATGAGCTGTTTCTAGAATTGAAAGAGAACTGTGGACGTTCAAGTGCTCGGGTGTATGCTGTGATGATTAAGCATTTTGGAAAGTGTGGCCTTCTTAATGAAGCATTGGATCTATTTAATGAGATGAAGAGACTTGGTTGTGATCCTGATGTTTATGCATATAATGCTCTAATGTCAGGAATGGTGAGGGCTGGCATGGTAGATGAAGCTCATTCCTTACTTAAAACTATGGAAGAAAATGGTTGTGTTCAGGACTTAAATTCACACAACATTATTCTAAATGGCTTGGCTAAGACAGGTGGCCCAAAGCGGGCTATGGAAATGTTTACAAAAATGAAGCATTCTAAGATCAAGCCAGATGCAGTTTCTTACAACACTGTTCTTGGTTGTCTTAGTCGAGCTGGTATGTTAGAGGATGCTGCAAAGCTTATGAAAGAAATGAATTTAATTGGGTTTGAGTACGATGCTATCAGTTACTCATCCATACTTGAGGCTGTTGGCAAGGTTGATGAAGTTCACAGTTTCACCACTAAGTGA